CTTTGGCACCATTGGCCGTGCCGGTAGCAACGACACATTTGCTGCTGCCCGCCACCACCAAGCTGAAACGTCCTTCTGCGATGACATCACCACCGGGCATGGGTGTGGGTGTTGGCGTAGGGGTTGGGGTGGGAACTGGCGTGGGAGTCGGCGTTGGCGTCGGAGTTGGCGTACCGCCGGAACTACCCAGGTCTTGCCACAGGGTGGCGGTGTCGGCCGGGTTCCAGTTGGCGCCTACATAGGCGGTATGGGTGACCAGGCAGCGATAATCATGCCCCTTGTAACTAACGACCGTACCCGCGTTGTAGGTATTGCCTTCCTGCCAGGCGGATGCCGCGACAGCGGATTGTTGGGTCGGACCGGCAGCATAGGCTGCGGTGACAGCCAGTGCGCATTGACTGACCATCGATACGATGGCCAGTGCACGCATGGTGGCTTTGAACGTCATACAAAGCTCCTGTTCATATATTGAATCGGTGCGGTACCAGTGAAAGTAGCGAGGAGATAGGGTGTGTTCCCTGTGCCTGAAAGCCGGCTTTAATCCGCGATTAGCATGCATTCTTGGCCTATGTGACATGCCATGTGAATACGTAAATTTACGTATCCACTTACATACCACTTATCATCTGCATGATTATTAAGAAGAAAAAATTATTTAAATGACATGCGCACAAGGCCATGCAAGTGATTGATCTGCTTGATTCAGAAAAAAACGGGGCGATAAACGCCCCGTTTAAGCTTGGCTTGAAGTGGGTTTATTTCAGCTTGATATCCCAGCCTTTTTCGACGCACTTCTCGTAATCGCCTGGAATCAGCGCGCTGTAAGCGGTCTGGTAGTTGACCAACATGCATTTGTATTCCTGGCCTGCGTGCCAATCCTTTTCCCAAGAGATCGACAGCGAACCGGCACCATTGCGGTCAAATGGTCGCTGAGTGGCGCAAGATAGTTGCTCGCCAGCGATGTTCACGCCGAACTCACGTGCGAATTCCTTGTAATAGGAAATACGATTGGCTGCTTGTGGCTTGTCCGTGCCCGAATTGCACTCGATACCACCATTGATGATCATGATGGTGGAAGCAAATGAATTGGTTGCACCATTCGCCTGGTCTGCTGCGTTCGGTTTCCAGGTGCCATCCAGTACGTGCAGCATGGAAGGTTTCGGTGGCTGCGGATAGACAAAGAAGAAGGTGGCGGAAGCCAAGTTCAACCATGTACTGGCGACCAGATCCGGCTCGTCCAGTAAGTTGCGGACGCTACCGAACATGATTTGCGAGAACGGGCCGTAGTTGAAGTTGTACGACAACTGTTTGGCGCCGCGGCCAAAGTACTTCTTCCAGCTACCATCCGGGTTTTTGCCGCATGGCCAGGTTTCCGAAATCCAGTCTTTGGCTGAGCATTCCGAATTGTAGCCGCAACCCGGACCGGTCTCGGTGCAACCGGATTCACGCAGGTAAACCAAGCCCTGACGCCATTGTGGAACGGGATCGTTCGGTACGTGGCCGCCGGTTTCCTGTGCAAAGTGGGCGAACATGGTGGCCAACGAGCGGGCACAAATGGCATCGGCATTCCGGCCATCGCTGTAATCGCCACACACCGCCGGGAACTTGGCTACTGCCTGCAGGAAACGGGTATAGCTGTAAGTGCTTTCACGCTGCGGGAACAGGAAG
This genomic interval from Chitinivorax sp. B contains the following:
- a CDS encoding chitinase, with the protein product PTPTPTPTPTPTPTPAPGVPTREQARATEAELTNNALFRTIKASIQTASNEVVNAVAPGKASNPSNVKRVERLLAASKWDFLFPQRESTYSYTRFLQAVAKFPAVCGDYSDGRNADAICARSLATMFAHFAQETGGHVPNDPVPQWRQGLVYLRESGCTETGPGCGYNSECSAKDWISETWPCGKNPDGSWKKYFGRGAKQLSYNFNYGPFSQIMFGSVRNLLDEPDLVASTWLNLASATFFFVYPQPPKPSMLHVLDGTWKPNAADQANGATNSFASTIMIINGGIECNSGTDKPQAANRISYYKEFAREFGVNIAGEQLSCATQRPFDRNGAGSLSISWEKDWHAGQEYKCMLVNYQTAYSALIPGDYEKCVEKGWDIKLK